Proteins co-encoded in one Medicago truncatula cultivar Jemalong A17 chromosome 8, MtrunA17r5.0-ANR, whole genome shotgun sequence genomic window:
- the LOC11445762 gene encoding benzyl alcohol O-benzoyltransferase yields MAQPLLFTVKRCAPEYVRPSKPAPHEIKLLSDIDDQEGLRFQIPAIQFYKYDPNMAGKDPVDIIRKALAKTLVFYYPFAGRLREGPGRKLMVDCNDEGILFIEADADVSLKEFGDALQPPFPCLDELLLL; encoded by the coding sequence ATGGCCCAACCTCTGTTATTCACAGTGAAGAGGTGTGCCCCTGAATATGTAAGACCATCAAAACCTGCACCTCatgaaataaaattactttCAGACATAGATGACCAAGAAGGGTTACGTTTTCAAATTCCAGCGATccaattttataaatatgatcCAAATATGGCAGGGAAAGACCCTGTTGATATTATTAGAAAAGCATTAGCAAAAACACTTGTGTTTTATTATCCATTTGCAGGTAGATTAAGGGAAGGTCCTGGTAGGAAGCTTATGGTAGATTGTAATGATGAAGGTATTTTGTTTATTGAAGCTGATGCTGATGTTAGTTTGAAAGAATTTGGTGATGCTCTTCAACCTCCTTTTCCTTGTTTGGATGAGCTTCTTTTATTGTAG
- the LOC11447003 gene encoding disease resistance protein RUN1, with product MQTHCGPKAFRYSAFISFRGLDTRRGFSGFLNKYLTDRGFRTFFDDGEIEIGTQITVRIHKGIEDSRIFIPILSENYASSSFCLDELVKILAEFQKGNGRWVFPVFYYVSISDVKNQTGSYGQALTVLKNGVEHERFEKWISALTSIADFRGCHMERAKGIYEFQYIYEIIQEVSKHVACSIGLDHRVEKVMRCLTSGSDDNRVYVVGICGVPGIGKTTLARGIYLFHGAIEFDCRYFFDNVEEYLKKHGLVRLQQMLLSEIVGHHNSTRFKSLDKGISSTIKHMLNQKKVFLILENIHDSEVLKVIVKLTTFFGSGSKVIITAREKCFLEFHGIKRIYEVERMNKAEAFQLLNLKAFDSMNISPCHVTILEGLETYASGHPFILEMIGSYLSGKSIEECESALHQYKQIPNEDIKMILQVSFDALDNFQQNMLIHIALHLKDQELAVVEDLLHCKYGVCPKDDIRVLLNKSLIKINENGQVVLHGLTQDMVRDDIPVEDLG from the exons ATGCAAACCCACTGTGGGCCCAAAGCCTTTAGATACTCAGCCTTCATCAGCTTCAGAGGTTTAGACACGCGTCGCGGATTTAGCGGCTTCCTCAACAAATATCTAACTGATCGAGGATTCCGCACTTTCTTCGACGATGGTGAAATTGAAATAGGGACCCAAATAACAGTACGAATTCATAAGGGAATCGAAGATTCAAGGATTTTCATCCCCATTTTATCGGAAAATTATGCATCTTCTTCCTTTTGCTTAGACGAACTTGTGAAGATTCTTGCAGAATTTCAAAAGGGGAATGGTCGATGGGTTTTTCCTGTTTTTTATTACGTTAGTATCTCTGATGTGAAAAATCAAACAGGCAGTTATGGACAAGCATTGACGGTTCTTAAGAACGGTGTCGAGCATGAGAGATTTGAAAAATGGATCAGCGCCTTAACTTCAATTGCTGACTTTCGCGGCTGCCATATGGAAAG GGCAAAGGGTATATATGAATTCCAGTACATATATGAGATTATTCAAGAGGTCTCTAAACATGTTGCTTGCTCAATCGGCCTAGATCATCGAGTAGAGAAAGTTATGCGTTGTTTGACTTCCGGATCTGACGATAATAGAGTCTACGTGGTAGGGATATGTGGAGTTCCTGGAATAGGGAAAACCACACTAGCTCGTGGAATTTATCTCTTCCATGGTGCCATTGAATTTGATTGTCGTTACTTTTTTGATAATGTGGAAGAGTATTTAAAGAAACATGGATTAGTACGTCTCCAACAGATGCTTCTATCTGAAATAGTTGGACACCACAACAGTACTAGGTTTAAAAGTTTGGATAAAGGGATCTCATCAACAATAAAACACATGCTCAACCAAAAAAAGGTTTTCTTGATTCTCGAAAACATTCATGATTCAGAAGTCTTGAAAGTCATTGTTAAACTGACTACTTTCTTTGGTTCTGGTAGCAAAGTCATCATTACTGCAAGGGAGAAATGTTTTCTAGAATTTCATGGCATTAAAAGAATATATGAGGTAGAAAGAATGAATAAGGCAGAGGCTTTTCAATTGCTTAATTTGAAAGCTTTTGATTCTATGAACATTAGTCCCTGTCATGTGACCATTTTAGAGGGTCTTGAAACTTATGCTTCTGGGCATCCATTCATATTGGAAATGATAGGTTCCTACTTGAGTGGGAAAAGTATAGAAGAATGTGAATCTGCATTGCACCAGTATAAACAAATTCCAAACGAAGACATCAAAATGATACTACAAGTAAGCTTTGATGCTTTGGATAACTTTCAGCAGAATATGTTGATTCACATTGCACTTCACCTCAAAGATCAGGAATTGGCGGTGGTTGAAGACCTGCTTCATTGTAAATATGGTGTGTGCCCGAAAGATGATATTAGAGTGTTGCTTAATAAATCTCTCATAAAGATTAATGAGAATGGTCAGGTGGTATTACATGGCTTAACACAAGACATGGTTAGAGATGATATTCCAGTAGAAGATCTTGGCTAA
- the LOC11444107 gene encoding mitochondrial inner membrane protease subunit 1 isoform X2 yields MVPFSSIIKEVWKDVFFVVKAYCVLHVTENYLITLVKTEGASMLPTIDSTPSMFLAERISPRFGKVAHGDIVRLRSPQNPRESYGKRVIGLEGDSITYIADRGNGYKHETVVVPKGHVWVEGDNKFSSYDSRSFGPVPYGLIESKIFWRVWPRKDFGSFWNK; encoded by the exons ATGGTACCATTTAGCTCTATTATTAAAGAAGTATGGAAGGATGTATTCTTTGTTGTAAAAGCCTACTGTGTTTTACATGTTACTGAGAACTATCTGATCACTCTTGTTAAG ACTGAGGGTGCTAGCATGCTACCTACAATTGATTCGACACCAAGCATGTTTCTTGCTGAAAGAATCTCACCTCGATTTGGTAAAGTTGCTCACGGAGATATTGTACGTTTACGCTCTCCTCAAAACCCTAGAGAAAGCTACGGAAAGCGCGTGATTGGATTAGAGGGTGATAGCATTACATATATTGCTGATCGTGGAAACGGCTATAAGCATGAAACAGTTGTG GTTCCAAAGGGTCACGTTTGGGTAGAGGGTGATAACAAATTTAGTAGCTACGACTCTAGAAGTTTCGGTCCAGTTCCTTATGGCCTTATTGAGAGTAAGATATTCTGGAGG GTATGGCCGCGTAAAGATTTTGGATCGTTCTGGAATAAATGA
- the LOC11445264 gene encoding disease resistance protein RUN1 isoform X1 yields the protein MNTFSNLRGPKPSTYGVFISCGDDTRFSFTGFLSHSLNNRGFYTAINHRDSIQHCRIFIFIISRDYASRLDELVNIMDLFAKGNGRQQRILPVYYHVNPSDVRHQSGSFGEALSSFYNNLLVSDFEVEKRNTVLRQVADFRGWHLDPARGIYEHQYIEEILQEVSKHLACSIGLDHRVEKVMRCLNYRSNDDGVCMVGICGNPGFGKTTLARGVYHFCGGIDFDCCFFFDNVGEHLMKHGLVHLQQMLLSEIVGHHAGTMFESLDIGIPSTIKHILYQMKVFLIIEDVHDSEVLRAIVELTTFFGSGSKVIITTQEKHLLEHHGIEIIYEVEKLDKKEAFQLLSLKAFKSMNFKSNYLSILERAETYASGHPFLLEVIGSNLGGKDVEECEFVLDQYEMIPNHEIQKILQVNFDALGKHCQRMLINIANQPKEQELSLVEDTLYKMYGACPKQDIRVLFDKAFIKSNELGQVKLHGLTLDMVRENSPIEYPCKHSRLQKDILEENMEYPCKRSRSSKDTLEETVEYHKQEILPSSNDGSMMRDPMEVEYQPCSSSSSQRSILHISEV from the exons ATGAACACCTTCAGTAACTTGCGTGGTCCAAAACCCTCAACATATGGCGTTTTCATCAGCTGCGGTGATGACACACGCTTCAGTTTCACCGGCTTCCTCTCTCATTCTCTCAATAATCGTGGCTTTTACACAGCTATTAATCATCGGGATTCAATTCAACACTGCAggattttcattttcatcatttctcGTGATTACGCGTCTCGGTTAGATGAACTTGTCAACATCATGGATTTGTTTGCAAAGGGGAACGGTCGACAACAACGGATTTTGCCGGTTTACTATCATGTCAATCCCTCCGATGTTCGTCATCAGAGTGGTAGTTTTGGAGAAGCCTTGTCTTCTTTTTATAACAATCTTCTCGTATCTGATTTTGAGGTGGAAAAACGGAACACGGTTCTTCGTCAAGTTGCTGATTTTCGGGGCTGGCATCTCGATCC AGCCAGGGGTATATATGAACACCAGTACATTGAGGAGATTCTTCAAGAGGTCTCTAAACACCTGGCTTGCTCAATTGGCCTTGATCATCGAGTAGAGAAAGTTATGCGTTGTTTGAATTACAGATCCAATGATGATGGAGTCTGCATGGTTGGGATATGTGGAAATCCTGGATTTGGGAAAACAACACTAGCTCGTGGAGTTTATCACTTTTGTGGCGGCATTGACTttgattgttgtttcttttttgaTAATGTGGGAGAGCATTTAATGAAACATGGATTAGTTCATCTCCAACAGATGCTTCTCTCTGAAATAGTTGGACACCACGCTGGTACTATGTTTGAAAGTTTGGATATAGGGATCCCATCAACAATAAAACACATTCTCTACCAAATGAAGGTTTTCTTGATTATTGAAGATGTTCATGATTCGGAGGTCTTGCGAGCCATTGTTGAACTTACTACTTTCTTTGGTTCTGGTAGCAAGGTCATCATTACTACTCAGGAAAAACATCTGCTAGAACATCATGGGATTGAAATAATATACGAGGTAGAAAAGTTGGATAAGAAAGAGGCTTTTCAGTTGCTTAGTTTGAAGGCTTTCAAATCTATGAATTTTAAATCCAATTATTTGAGCATTTTAGAACGAGCAGAAACTTATGCTTCTGGCCATCCATTCCTTTTGGAGGTTATAGGTTCCAACTTGGGTGGAAAAGATGTAGAAGAGTGTGAATTTGTACTAGACCAATACGAAATGATTCCAAATCACGAAATCCAAAAGATACTTCAAGTTAACTTTGATGCCTTGGGGAAACATTGCCAGAGGATGTTGATTAACATTGCAAATCAGCCCAAAGAACAGGAATTGTCATTGGTTGAAGACACACTTTATAAAATGTATGGCGCCTGCCCAAAACAAGATATCAGAGTCTTATTTGATAAAGCTTTTATAAAGAGTAATGAGCTCGGTCAAGTGAAATTACATGGTTTGACACTTGACATGGTTAGAGAAAATTCCCCCATCGAATATCCCTGCAAACATAGTAGGTTGCAGAAGGACATTCTAGAAGAAAACATGGAATATCCCTGCAAACGCAGTAGGTCGTCTAAGGATACTTTGGAAGAAACTGTG GAATACCACAAGCAAGAAATCCTACCCTCCTCTAATGATGGAAGCATGATGAGGGATCCGATGGAGGTGGAATATCAACCGTGTTCTTCCTCCTCTTCTCAAAGATCCATTCTTCATATTTCTGAG GTGTAA
- the LOC11444107 gene encoding mitochondrial inner membrane protease subunit 1 isoform X3: MVPLRSIIKEACEKSLIVAKFFCVLHVTNKYLIDPVQTIGPSMLPTIDVTPSLYLAERISPRFGKAAQGDIVILRSPRNPRMCITKRLVGLEGDTITYVADPNKDDKQETVVTLCFLSECPPSLRFQRVMFG, from the exons ATGGTGCCATTGAGGTCTATTATTAAAGAAGCATGCGAGAAATCATTAATTGTTGCAAAGTTCTTTTGCGTTTTACACGTTACCAACAAATATTTGATCGATCCTGTTCAG ACTATTGGTCCTAGCATGCTTCCTACAATCGATGTTACACCAAGTCTCTATCTTGCTGAAAGGATCTCACCTCGATTTGGTAAAGCTGCTCAGGGAGATATTGTAATCCTCCGCTCACCTCGTAACCCTAGAATGTGCATTACAAAGCGCTTGGTTGGATTAGAGGGCGATACCATTACATATGTTGCTGATCCCAATAAGGATGATAAGCAGGAGACAGTTGTG ACATTGTGTTTTCTAAGTGAGTGCCCTCCTTCTTTAAGGTTCCAAAGGGTCATGTTTGGATAG
- the LOC11445264 gene encoding disease resistance protein RUN1 isoform X2: MNTFSNLRGPKPSTYGVFISCGDDTRFSFTGFLSHSLNNRGFYTAINHRDSIQHCRIFIFIISRDYASRLDELVNIMDLFAKGNGRQQRILPVYYHVNPSDVRHQSGSFGEALSSFYNNLLVSDFEVEKRNTVLRQVADFRGWHLDPSNDDGVCMVGICGNPGFGKTTLARGVYHFCGGIDFDCCFFFDNVGEHLMKHGLVHLQQMLLSEIVGHHAGTMFESLDIGIPSTIKHILYQMKVFLIIEDVHDSEVLRAIVELTTFFGSGSKVIITTQEKHLLEHHGIEIIYEVEKLDKKEAFQLLSLKAFKSMNFKSNYLSILERAETYASGHPFLLEVIGSNLGGKDVEECEFVLDQYEMIPNHEIQKILQVNFDALGKHCQRMLINIANQPKEQELSLVEDTLYKMYGACPKQDIRVLFDKAFIKSNELGQVKLHGLTLDMVRENSPIEYPCKHSRLQKDILEENMEYPCKRSRSSKDTLEETVEYHKQEILPSSNDGSMMRDPMEVEYQPCSSSSSQRSILHISEV, from the exons ATGAACACCTTCAGTAACTTGCGTGGTCCAAAACCCTCAACATATGGCGTTTTCATCAGCTGCGGTGATGACACACGCTTCAGTTTCACCGGCTTCCTCTCTCATTCTCTCAATAATCGTGGCTTTTACACAGCTATTAATCATCGGGATTCAATTCAACACTGCAggattttcattttcatcatttctcGTGATTACGCGTCTCGGTTAGATGAACTTGTCAACATCATGGATTTGTTTGCAAAGGGGAACGGTCGACAACAACGGATTTTGCCGGTTTACTATCATGTCAATCCCTCCGATGTTCGTCATCAGAGTGGTAGTTTTGGAGAAGCCTTGTCTTCTTTTTATAACAATCTTCTCGTATCTGATTTTGAGGTGGAAAAACGGAACACGGTTCTTCGTCAAGTTGCTGATTTTCGGGGCTGGCATCTCGATCC ATCCAATGATGATGGAGTCTGCATGGTTGGGATATGTGGAAATCCTGGATTTGGGAAAACAACACTAGCTCGTGGAGTTTATCACTTTTGTGGCGGCATTGACTttgattgttgtttcttttttgaTAATGTGGGAGAGCATTTAATGAAACATGGATTAGTTCATCTCCAACAGATGCTTCTCTCTGAAATAGTTGGACACCACGCTGGTACTATGTTTGAAAGTTTGGATATAGGGATCCCATCAACAATAAAACACATTCTCTACCAAATGAAGGTTTTCTTGATTATTGAAGATGTTCATGATTCGGAGGTCTTGCGAGCCATTGTTGAACTTACTACTTTCTTTGGTTCTGGTAGCAAGGTCATCATTACTACTCAGGAAAAACATCTGCTAGAACATCATGGGATTGAAATAATATACGAGGTAGAAAAGTTGGATAAGAAAGAGGCTTTTCAGTTGCTTAGTTTGAAGGCTTTCAAATCTATGAATTTTAAATCCAATTATTTGAGCATTTTAGAACGAGCAGAAACTTATGCTTCTGGCCATCCATTCCTTTTGGAGGTTATAGGTTCCAACTTGGGTGGAAAAGATGTAGAAGAGTGTGAATTTGTACTAGACCAATACGAAATGATTCCAAATCACGAAATCCAAAAGATACTTCAAGTTAACTTTGATGCCTTGGGGAAACATTGCCAGAGGATGTTGATTAACATTGCAAATCAGCCCAAAGAACAGGAATTGTCATTGGTTGAAGACACACTTTATAAAATGTATGGCGCCTGCCCAAAACAAGATATCAGAGTCTTATTTGATAAAGCTTTTATAAAGAGTAATGAGCTCGGTCAAGTGAAATTACATGGTTTGACACTTGACATGGTTAGAGAAAATTCCCCCATCGAATATCCCTGCAAACATAGTAGGTTGCAGAAGGACATTCTAGAAGAAAACATGGAATATCCCTGCAAACGCAGTAGGTCGTCTAAGGATACTTTGGAAGAAACTGTG GAATACCACAAGCAAGAAATCCTACCCTCCTCTAATGATGGAAGCATGATGAGGGATCCGATGGAGGTGGAATATCAACCGTGTTCTTCCTCCTCTTCTCAAAGATCCATTCTTCATATTTCTGAG GTGTAA
- the LOC112417327 gene encoding uncharacterized protein, with the protein MTTAAVRDRGLNLLTGWQNAQDSRNQADVQQQRIDDTVWRKPDEGHFKCNVDAAFFKESNRVGIGICIRDDSGRLVKARTSWSTPLLDVPEGEAIGLLYAIRWAKEQNLNNITFELDSKRVVDSFHSTRNDVSDLGAIIRECRTTFSSFFTNSRVEFIRRQANEVAHRLARAATFYASIHYFTVLPDCIQDILINEMR; encoded by the coding sequence ATGACTACTGCAGCAGTTCGTGACAGAGGCCTTAATCTTCTAACGGGTTGGCAAAACGCGCAAGATAGCCGTAATCAAGCGGATGTACAGCAACAGCGTATTGACGACACAGTTTGGAGAAAGCCAGATGAAGGTCATTTCAAATGTAATGTAGATGCTGCTTTCTTCAAAGAAAGTAACCGGGTTGGCATAGGAATATGCATCAGGGATGATAGCGGGAGGCTGGTGAAAGCCAGAACCAGTTGGTCAACGCCACTCTTAGATGTACCTGAGGGAGAAGCTATTGGTCTTTTATATGCTATCAGATGGGCAAAAGAGcagaatttaaataatattacttTCGAGCTTGACTCTAAGAGGGTAGTAGATAGTTTTCACAGCACTAGAAATGATGTATCTGATTTAGGAGCTATCATCAGAGAATGTAGGACTACTTTCTCATCTTTTTTCACAAACTCAAGGGTAGAGTTTATTAGgagacaagcaaatgaggttgctCATAGACTTGCTAGGGCGGCTACATTTTATGCTAGTATCCACTATTTCACTGTATTACCTGATTGTATTCAAGATATCCttattaatgaaatgagataa
- the LOC11444107 gene encoding mitochondrial inner membrane protease subunit 1 isoform X1 — MVPLRSIIKEACEKSLIVAKFFCVLHVTNKYLIDPVQTIGPSMLPTIDVTPSLYLAERISPRFGKAAQGDIVILRSPRNPRMCITKRLVGLEGDTITYVADPNKDDKQETVVVPKGHVWIEGDNKYKSNDSRNFGPVPYGLIESRLFWKVSPLKDFGSFWNK; from the exons ATGGTGCCATTGAGGTCTATTATTAAAGAAGCATGCGAGAAATCATTAATTGTTGCAAAGTTCTTTTGCGTTTTACACGTTACCAACAAATATTTGATCGATCCTGTTCAG ACTATTGGTCCTAGCATGCTTCCTACAATCGATGTTACACCAAGTCTCTATCTTGCTGAAAGGATCTCACCTCGATTTGGTAAAGCTGCTCAGGGAGATATTGTAATCCTCCGCTCACCTCGTAACCCTAGAATGTGCATTACAAAGCGCTTGGTTGGATTAGAGGGCGATACCATTACATATGTTGCTGATCCCAATAAGGATGATAAGCAGGAGACAGTTGTG GTTCCAAAGGGTCATGTTTGGATAGAGGGTGATAACAAATATAAAAGCAACGATTCTAGAAATTTTGGTCCAGTTCCTTATGGCCTTATCGAGAGTAGGTTATTCTGGAAG GTATCTCCACTTAAAGATTTTGGGTCGTTCTGGAATAAATGA